GCGCCTAAGGCCAAGAAGCTACAGGGGCTAGCTAAGCAAACTAAAAGGCACAGGTGGTTAGAGAGCAAAGCTAAAGGTTGCACTCCAGTTATGTAGCTTAACTAAATCCCCAACCCATAAAACTCCGTATACAAGTGAAACATACCTGCTTTAACCCCGTCAAAACTACTAATGGCTCAGTTCTCCTCCCACAATAGTACTGCACCAGGAGGCGCCTCGTCTGGGCCTCTCCCTCGATATAAGAGCAGGACTAAACACTTAGTACTGGACACTAGTCTCACATTTAAAAGCAGAATACATGAGTAAAAATGCACCGTACCTTACAACAGCGAACACTCCGTAAAGTCGAGCTCACGCTCCAACCCTGTCGTCCCGTTGTGCTGCTTAGCTTAGCCACGCTATTGCTGCAAGGACCCCATGGTGCCCTTATCACATGCCTGATTACAGGCACACTGCAGCCTGTAACTACTCACTCCTCCCATACCAACAAATCTGTGGAGGGAGCTAAAGATCAGGGTGATGGCAAGGAGACCCTCCAACCTCCAAAGAGTTGGAGCTCATCACTAAAGATGAATGGACAAAAATACCAGTGGAGACATGCAAAAAGCTGGTCAGCAATTACAGGAAGCGTTTGATTGCTGTAAATAAAGGCTTTTCTATTAATTATTGAGAAGGgtctgaataattttggacatgctactttttgttcaaatgtgaataaaagctgagaattttttttccccacaatgatgcctcttgtacatcatcgtattatctcctgggagatttccagtcaaaaatataatttctggttaaataaaagtaaatttaagtcaaaatttgacaggggtatgactgtatatatatatatatatatatatatatatatatatatatatacacacacacacacacacacacgcgcgcgcacacacacacatcatgaaaGCACGTATTTGTAATGCACTTAGATGTATTTATGATACATATGTGAAACAAAAGTTAATATCATACTTTGCTAAAaggtaaaaacatgtttttactttttgttcTTTCTGCATGTTTAGGGGTTAGTGATGTATTCTGTATTACAATACAATGTGGTATACTAATTCAAATGTTTTATGGaagttgttttaagtttcttatattttagCCTGTAGCaacaaggaacacaaaaaatTCCAAGTCCAGCATTATGTCTGCACATACCGCTTCAGTCAGGATCACTTGGAACTTTTGTTCCATTCTGTCAGGGCATCAGGTAGAAATTTCACATTATAATTAGTCTTTTCAGTCCGTGAGCCAGAGCGGATATTGGTACCATCTGGGTGGGCATTCTAGTAGAGAATATACATCACTTGTTTACAATATTATAGACCTCTTCAGACACCTATGCATTTGTTTTTATAGCCTACCTGTGGAAGAAACATGGTTATACAGTTATTACCATACTTACATTTCATAGCCTGTGAGGAAACATGGTTATACATTTTCCATACTTACCCTCAGAAGATGTGTCTTTGATGACTATGAGTGTCCTCATTAaatatctctgtaatctaagtgtgcaaatgttttagatttttttaggaGGCTGGAATAACAGTCCCACTGCAGGGCAGTTCCAGGGCATTTTCCATCGTCTGATGGTGCGCTGTGGTGTCTCACCAAGTACGTCGGGCAACGTGGCAGCACAAGATGAGACTGTATCACTATCGGCTGCAGACATGCACTCTGCTTTAATGGTAGAAGAAGAGCTCCCGTCCCCATCTGCAAACATTTCTGCAGTCATATGTGACCACAGTTACCTGCCCACCTGCTTTGGTGGTCTTGTGGACAATGCCCTGGTCTACATTTCAGGGTTTGTTGTCCgaaaaattctgaaaaaactGTCCTGTGAGGTGTGCCGTGCAAGCCTTGTCAAAGCTGCTGTACCCTCATCCTTTGACCAGAGCTACCACCTGCCTCAACTTAAAAACAATGGTGGTCTGATGATCCCCTCAGATGGAACAGTGAAGGTGGTCAGAGCAGCAGAGCGTGTGATACGCCAAAAATCAACAGGTGTCAGTGTGTCCTTTGTCAACCAGTTCGTTCGGGCTGAGATTGGTTCTGAAGATGTGTTTTTACTCGGGGAGCACATTGCAGAAACATGTTCCTGTCATTTGTTGTCTCTGTATTTCACAATTTAAGGCTGCACCACATCGCAAAATTAACTACCCTGGAGATAATGAGTGCCAGCACATGCAAGAAATTGTGCAAAAACAGTTATTTTTTCAAATAATGTATGATGAATGGAATGTTCTTGGGGAGGGGCTTATAGAATATAATGGGGTGTAACTAGGCAGAGGGGGGACGAGCCTGAGAGAGCAGGCTCGTAATGTATGTGATGACGGGATCTATGTGACTTTGCAGTCACCGATCTTTAAACTCTGATTAAGAGGACTCAATTTAAGactgttttatttctttccaTGAACGCGCgttgtaaatatgtatatagctgtaggtgtctcaaataaatgtgcaaaggaaaattgcacagtagggggcgagaacgagtccaGAGATAGTTTGTGAGGTATAAATCAGCTCAGCTGTTCCAGAGTCTGATGCACAGTCTATCAGAGCTACAATCCCGGCAGCAGACTCATCTGGATTCTCCATGAAATCAAACATTTTGTTGGTGATCCCACATTCTGGACTGAAATATTGAACAGCGAGGGGAAACATCTTCCTGTTGCTTTTATTTGATGcatctgtgtgtaatgagaatGGTCAGGATTTATCTGATGTTAGGGCCTTCACAACGTCACTCACTGCCTTTGGAGCAAGGACATCTTTAACCACTGCCTCTGCCTTTGTTCTCCCTAAATTTTGAATCTGAaagaatattttgaaagaatatTTTGATGCAGTTTATGTGCACAGTCAGCACTGTTGTAACTGAGGTTGTGACTGTGTGGTGCTGCGGTAACCtggagagaatgagtgagatgacaaattcttaattaaattgaatcagaCCATTCAAACAGTTAAACAGAGGTTTAGATTTAATCTATTGACATGATTTGTTCTTTCAATAGTAGTTTCAATAGGAAACTGAATCAGTAATAACAATGTTCTGTACCATATCATTGTCAATATTTTACAAACCTTTCAATTTGCCTTAAATTCATCTTAATTTGCCTTAAATGATGCTATTCAGTCATCAATGTGCCTCTTCCCACTCACATTTGCATCTCTACATAAGCTTTCGTTTCTGGGGACGTGGTGGAGTGTggagcagaagacatttttttgtgggacgggtgtgtggcgtgacgTCTGTTGCTAGGAAACGGTGATGGCAGCGCCAGCAGGTCCGTAGCAGGCCGGGGGTCCTAAGAGGATCCACCACCATTTTGCTGGCCTTagtatttcctgtttttttatttcatgctgaattgttacatttattggtgatgtgtgtgtgacagagatgagTATTGGACACTTGAAAATACTCCTCTGggccgacgccggtcaccatgccaatgacaacaatttacacagaagaacaatttagacctgtaagggataatgtccattttggtgtaggcatatccggttaggcaggaggtggctggcccaggatggatctctggaaaaggcttgtctctcctcatctgtgttcctcgagaaaataaaacagggaaaattagctctgtataaggacatacacaggacagatgagattataaacatttctggagtgtggcagcaactccggcattaaatcAGGTATTCATCAGTGGCCCTGTGCCTGCAGGGGGCTGCAATACGTTCTCAAGGCTACTGGCATTAAATGTTTGGCTGCAGAAAACCTGCAGGTCAAATGGACTGAACTTCATTGACAACTTCAATCTGTTTTTTGGGAAGAGAGAATTCTTCAATCGGACTGCAAACTAACAAGAGGGGTGTCAATCTCCTGTCAGAAAACTTTATTTTATCTCTGTGTAACTTCTCTGTTTCAACTGGTGAAGAAACGTCAGCGttaacacccaaggacaccgtCGCCACTACAGAGACACAACATCCTCCCCCCACAGAGGATGCGGAGTAATTAGATGGGAGCCATGTGCTGTATCAGCTGCCAGAAACACCACAACCGAATAGACAATCCACACCATCCTCCacctcatcatcacctcacctgaacTTCCCAGAAACCATGGAGAAGCTTGTATCTGTAGGGACAAGACTGACACTTTCACTGTCAGCGAGTCCTCAGGTACAGCGGCAAATCACCTCAACTTCTCCCCCACAGTCCTTAATAAACaaatctcccccacaacctcaaagtaaaaaaacaagctCATAATCCACCAAATAGACAGCTCCGCTCGCGAGCTCAtcaccagcaggagctccacccaccctccaccaccgtaAAGGAAAATTAACATCTTTTGGGTCCGTGCTGCTACAGTGTTGATATCAGCGGtacatattttcaaaacaagcatggaccctgtgtcccaattatctctcccattccagttctgATCAGAAGCAGAAAGAACAAGGAGTTTAGGTCAGATACTGTGAATACATCCAACCTACAGTATGTTGGAAGTATCTCAGTCTCTGAACCAAAATGTACAGGTTATTAAGTTAGCTCTACTAAATGTCAGATCTATTACAAACAAGTCTTATCTAATTAATGATTTAACTACATCTTATGGGCTTGATTTCAtgcttttaacagagacatggttaaattcatatagtgctgatattgtgctaactgagtcggctccaccaaactttaactttttaaatgtttctcacAATGGCAAGAAAGGGGGAGGTGTAGCAATGCTGTTTAATGATACTTTCCAATGCAAGCAGTTACCACTTGGCGATTTCACATCTTTTGAATATTTGAGTGCAATTTTAAAAGGGGTACAAAGAATATTACTAGTAACTGTCTACAGGCCTCCTGGGTACAATGCTAATTTTATTGATGATTTCACAGATATGTTATCTTTTATTTCTactgaatttgatcattttgttattgctggtgattttaacattcatattgATAATCCCAATAATAGTTATGCCAAAGAATTCTATGATGTACTTGAATCTTTTGAACTTTCTCAGCATGTGTCTGGAAGCACGCACTGCCATGGTCACACTTTGGATGTGGTTATCTCAAAGGGTCTTAACATTTCAGGCTGTATTAAGGATGTTGCATTGTCTGATCACTACTGTGTATTTTttgaaatgtggatttcaatccatagcaatgccaggtaggttaggttaaagaaaagacagataaatgaaaggacagctgcactttttgttaccaaagtgtgctctgcaccttgccaactatcaggctctgttgatactctgctggatagtttcaactcaaaaactgccagtattttggatcagattgcaccagttagagttaaaaccatgcaatgtaagcagaaagctccatggagaaatgatcctgcagttcagcaccaaaaaagagaatgcagaaaggctgagctcagatggcgtaaaaccaaccttcacgtacaaagattttcaaagataggctgcgtgattacaataaaataatgtgcaaagctcgacaatccttcttctctagcattattaacaatagcaaagtgcttttcactatggttgacagactaacaaacccacctacatatatgacccctgagctagtttcaattgagagatgtaatgagtttgcaaaATTCTTTAATACTAAAATCCATAATATCAGACAAGCCATCTGTACGCCTACATCCACCAATGAGCCAATTTTCTCTCCAAAACcggagttgtataatccaggttcagaaagtaaaagtcctcaccaggattttgctcaggcttcctggattgtgttgattccactaattttacatggattgcactaattaaaaaaatctatcaagcttgagcaaaatcctggtgaggatttttactttctgaacctggattatacaactctgtccAAAACCACGCAAAATGTTCAACATGTCCCAGTTTAGTACTATTAACGAAGAAGGTTTAATTGATACAGTGAGTCATCTCAAATCATCCACTTGCAGCCTTGATAATGGTAATGACCaaccaagtttttaaagaatgtctttTCCGCAATATCAATGAACATTCTTCAAAtagtgtgacagaaattattgattattgactaatcatcattgattagatcatgtttagttattataagagatcattatgaactttatgatttaggacatgtccattctgactaagcagaaggactacaataatgaagtagtgtgtttcagtgtaatcatgtacttatgttcagttcatattatgcatgtgtgctatactgtgacccaggtcagggagagtgctgagcgtaagagcactctgttaactggtagtcactaggctactagtcttgggtcatttagctttctctgtgttcaactgatacatcagttgcttccgctaactctagggaagtccatattaggagatacacacatgtgagacaaagtagcctgctggacgcttatgttttggaacatgctgtgctaaagataacctgctgttagaactgctgaattgtgtttaagattgtatataagcagggggactgcccccctgccttcagagttgtcatgcttgaatgagactctcgtgtctgtgtctgtctttgtcctatttatatatatttatatttttgtaataaattaatcatttaaccacgtctgagtcctcatccatttccagaaaatttctACGACAATAGTAAATTCTTCACTCATGTCAGGTGTATTTCCGAGTgcattaaaaactgcagttgtgaagcctatcttgaaaaagaaaactctagATGCAAACTTGTTGAATAATTATAGACCAATTTTTAATCTACCCTTCAAGGTAATTATGCACTTTCTGTCCACAAATAGCTGTTTAGACCAATTTCAGTCTGGCTTCCGACCTAATCATAGTACTGAGACTGCACTCATTAGGGTTATCAATGACATTCGGGTAAATACAGACTCAGGAAACATGTCTGTTCTACTACTGCTCGATCTCAGCGCtgcctttgacaccattgaccacaAAATTCTCATAAATAGACTTGAGAACTGGGTTGGACTCTCAGGAACTGTCCTAAAATGGTTCATACCttatggggtagtctgcgagattaagcactagatctggaattttctgtcttgaggccttagggcccaggaggagaacttctgtcttgttctcattaagttggaggaagtttagagacatccagcttttaatatctcttacacaggcctcaatttttcctaaattgAGCTTGTCGTCATGTGGGAGTAGCGTTTCAGGCAAGCCtgctggttctcgtttccgagagtaaatatgcactatttactgaaattcgtactattttattatttagaacattcctttattgttagaattaatattaattatacatttttatatattagatattatatttttatatattatatataaattagacttgcctttatttataaattctgtatatttacatatttcagTATAAGAATGTCTAGAAATCCAGTTTGCAATCTGCAATCTAGAAATAAACTGTACCAAAATCATACCATTGCAAGCACTGTTTTtattatacaataaaaaaagaacaataataaaaagacAATTCTGGCGTCCACATCTGAAGCTGTGGAATTGATGTGGACGGTGCTCACGGCTTGAGAGCGGGCAGTTTGAGGGCGGGCAGTTTGGTGCTAGGCGACAGGGCCGGGAGGGGCGGAGAAAGGCCTTGGCCACGAAGCTTCAGCCTCTCGATCTTGGGTCGCCGTAACTGGATCTTCTGCTCGGTCTTGTCCTCCGAGGTCAGCTGCGTAACTGCCCTCTCTGCCATTGCTGTGGTCACAGGGTGACAACGAATCAAAAAGTAAGATACTGGAAGGGGGGAGTTTTTATATAAGCAGCCTTTGACTGTTACGCTGCTAATAATACAGCCATATAAATAGCACCTTCCAGTGTTGAAAAGACATCCTTGAATTATGCCGCTAATACAAAGTATGAGAAAGTCTTAGTATGTGTAGGATGAGAGAAATGTTAGTTGTAAGAACTACATTGGTCATAACAAAGCAGCTGTCTGCCCCCATTTTTTTCCACTTACTCTTGCGTATAGAAGGTGAAGTCACTCCTGGAGTTACTGATTCCTGGTCTTTAGGCCCATGCGGTTCATGAAGCCCATTAAAGACCAGTCATCTCTGGTAGGGGAGGTGTTGTGCTGCAGGCTCTTAAGGGGGACCCCGTTGGCTTCATTCTGCTGCAATGTGGTCAACCTcgtggtctctgtctcctccaccttctgctgCAGTGTGATGGACATTGTggtctctttctcctccaccttctgctgCAGTGTGGTGGACTTTGTGGtgtctttctcttctccctGATTGGGAACAACAATGATGGAGCAGTCAGTGGCTGAAGTGGTCTTGCTGTGTGACTTTGGAAAGGGCCGCGTCCTGATGCGTCGGACCAACTGATTCTGGAGATTTTTTCTCAGTCTGTTCTTCAATTTTCTTGTGAAGGCCACGATCTTGGAAATATTTGGCCTACCCCGAACAGCTCGGTTTGAGAGATGCAGTTGCTTCGAGCATATTGGAAGCTCTCCTGCCGGAGAGGGTGTAGCTCTCtcctgtgctgtgtttttttgAGTGCTCTCCTCATGCATGCCTCCCAGTCCAGGTGAGTCCTTTACCGCACAAGTTCTCCATGATGTTGGTGTCTGCAGGTTCTTGCCTTTTTTGTCACCTGAGTCACCTTTACTTGGTTTGGGTCCAAGCTCATGGAAAACCTGGATGGACTGCGCCAATTGTTGAACAAGTTTCTTTCTACTTGTCTGGCTCACCTCAGTGGGCCCAGCGTTTGTGGCAGCGGATGTTCCTGAGGTGACCTGTTTCCTTTACTCTCTGTTTTTTACTCTCATTCTTATTATTGGcacctttctctttctttctcttactAATCTGCCTCTTCCCTGCATCTTTCCTCTCATGTTCTACTGGACTCTTACTCTCACATCTCAAATCTTCTCTGTTGTTCTCTTGGCTGCtggccttcctcttcctcttgctgtgtgcatgtgatgATTCAGGGTCTCCCACCATCACTGACGTCTTAGGGACTCCGAGTTCTGTGACGTCCTTTCCTGTGGTCCAGTCATTGTCTTTATGACCTAATCTCTTATGTTGAGGTGAATTGCAGGACCCTTCTTCCTCTATCATCTTTCTGAGTCTGGCTTCAAAGTT
The window above is part of the Brachyhypopomus gauderio isolate BG-103 chromosome 9, BGAUD_0.2, whole genome shotgun sequence genome. Proteins encoded here:
- the LOC143522524 gene encoding uncharacterized protein LOC143522524, whose translation is MGNPVQNIPVHPVRAAGHIPTFGGVVPPLVSPWTYYGNYPQPNLMVLGGLPHSAFGQSQQLQTMPSPQSTFVPLRKQEESRTDQAKRKISFDVYDPGNFEARLRKMIEEEGSCNSPQHKRLGHKDNDWTTGKDVTELGVPKTSVMVGDPESSHAHSKRKRKASSQENNREDLRCESKSPVEHERKDAGKRQISKRKKEKGANNKNESKKQRVKETGHLRNIRCHKRWAH